In Equus caballus isolate H_3958 breed thoroughbred chromosome 7, TB-T2T, whole genome shotgun sequence, one DNA window encodes the following:
- the C7H11orf65 gene encoding protein MFI isoform X2 gives MDIVTALSLPAQAELLDAAAGIHVRFRLGGVKFPPEIYYKIFTHRHIEDLCANSPRDYTKLPVKHTSHIKSNNPQEEDQSGWYRRTENNGWRPVSDRFWMSTEHVMMGDEKESEFHFSKLKRRQDMEKKRKIRKIEWMRQMYHAGSLEAKSTNRETLGLIHTAKKGLIRAIEDGGIDSVMEWEVDEVLNWTNTLNFDEYIANWKEIATSNSSDNFKSFRFDQAQKNIDDYEDLSEDEMETSADTSHRNSFDEPNFTRLTPDSTYGT, from the exons atgGACATCGTGACAGCATTGAGTCTTCCTGCCCAG gCAGAGCTTCTAGATGCTGCTGCTGGCATTCATGTACGATTCAGGCTAGGTGGT GTTAAATTTCCACctgaaatatattataaaattttcacTCACAGACATATTGAAGATCTATGTGCTAATAGCCCCAGAGATTACACAAAACTTCCAGTAAAACATACATCTCATATTAAAAGCAATAATCCTCAGGAAGAGGATCAAAGTGGCTGGTATCGTCGTACAGAGAACAATGGCTGGAGACCTGTTTCTGATAGa TTTTGGATGTCTACTGAACATGTAATGAtgggagatgaaaaagaaagtgaattccATTTCTCTAAATTGAAGAGAAGGCAagatatggaaaagaaaagaaaaattagaaaaatagagtGGATGAGGCAAAT GTACCACGCAGGAAGCCTGGAGGCTAAGTCAACAAATCGTGAAACTCTAGGTTTAATTCACACAGCAAAGAAAGGGCTGATAAGAGCTATCGAAGATGGTGGAATAGATTCCGTGATGGAATGGGAAGTGGATGAAGTGCTGAACTGGACAAATACGCTGAACTTTGATGA GTATATTGCCAACTGGAAGGAAATTGCTACAAGCAACTCTTCAGATAACTTCAAAA GTTTCAGGTTTGATCAAGCACAGAAAAACATAGATGACTATGAAGATCTATCAGAGGATGAAATGGAAACATCAGCAGATACTTCACATAGAAATAGTTTTGATGAGCCAAATTTTACCAGACTAACACCTGATTCCACTTATGGAacatag
- the C7H11orf65 gene encoding protein MFI isoform X3, giving the protein MRYINPKEAELLDAAAGIHVRFRLGGVKFPPEIYYKIFTHRHIEDLCANSPRDYTKLPVKHTSHIKSNNPQEEDQSGWYRRTENNGWRPVSDRFWMSTEHVMMGDEKESEFHFSKLKRRQDMEKKRKIRKIEWMRQMYHAGSLEAKSTNRETLGLIHTAKKGLIRAIEDGGIDSVMEWEVDEVLNWTNTLNFDEYIANWKEIATSNSSDNFKSFRFDQAQKNIDDYEDLSEDEMETSADTSHRNSFDEPNFTRLTPDSTYGT; this is encoded by the exons ATGAGATACATTAATCCTAAAGAG gCAGAGCTTCTAGATGCTGCTGCTGGCATTCATGTACGATTCAGGCTAGGTGGT GTTAAATTTCCACctgaaatatattataaaattttcacTCACAGACATATTGAAGATCTATGTGCTAATAGCCCCAGAGATTACACAAAACTTCCAGTAAAACATACATCTCATATTAAAAGCAATAATCCTCAGGAAGAGGATCAAAGTGGCTGGTATCGTCGTACAGAGAACAATGGCTGGAGACCTGTTTCTGATAGa TTTTGGATGTCTACTGAACATGTAATGAtgggagatgaaaaagaaagtgaattccATTTCTCTAAATTGAAGAGAAGGCAagatatggaaaagaaaagaaaaattagaaaaatagagtGGATGAGGCAAAT GTACCACGCAGGAAGCCTGGAGGCTAAGTCAACAAATCGTGAAACTCTAGGTTTAATTCACACAGCAAAGAAAGGGCTGATAAGAGCTATCGAAGATGGTGGAATAGATTCCGTGATGGAATGGGAAGTGGATGAAGTGCTGAACTGGACAAATACGCTGAACTTTGATGA GTATATTGCCAACTGGAAGGAAATTGCTACAAGCAACTCTTCAGATAACTTCAAAA GTTTCAGGTTTGATCAAGCACAGAAAAACATAGATGACTATGAAGATCTATCAGAGGATGAAATGGAAACATCAGCAGATACTTCACATAGAAATAGTTTTGATGAGCCAAATTTTACCAGACTAACACCTGATTCCACTTATGGAacatag
- the C7H11orf65 gene encoding protein MFI isoform X1, which produces MPWKQEAEFIKRDKAARVIQKAWKSFLNVAVFQHFKSLINIRRQGEPRHIMRYINPKEAELLDAAAGIHVRFRLGGVKFPPEIYYKIFTHRHIEDLCANSPRDYTKLPVKHTSHIKSNNPQEEDQSGWYRRTENNGWRPVSDRFWMSTEHVMMGDEKESEFHFSKLKRRQDMEKKRKIRKIEWMRQMYHAGSLEAKSTNRETLGLIHTAKKGLIRAIEDGGIDSVMEWEVDEVLNWTNTLNFDEYIANWKEIATSNSSDNFKSFRFDQAQKNIDDYEDLSEDEMETSADTSHRNSFDEPNFTRLTPDSTYGT; this is translated from the exons AATGTTGCTGTATTCCAACACTTTAAAAGTCTGATTAATATAAGAAGACAAGGGGAGCCACGTCACATAATGAGATACATTAATCCTAAAGAG gCAGAGCTTCTAGATGCTGCTGCTGGCATTCATGTACGATTCAGGCTAGGTGGT GTTAAATTTCCACctgaaatatattataaaattttcacTCACAGACATATTGAAGATCTATGTGCTAATAGCCCCAGAGATTACACAAAACTTCCAGTAAAACATACATCTCATATTAAAAGCAATAATCCTCAGGAAGAGGATCAAAGTGGCTGGTATCGTCGTACAGAGAACAATGGCTGGAGACCTGTTTCTGATAGa TTTTGGATGTCTACTGAACATGTAATGAtgggagatgaaaaagaaagtgaattccATTTCTCTAAATTGAAGAGAAGGCAagatatggaaaagaaaagaaaaattagaaaaatagagtGGATGAGGCAAAT GTACCACGCAGGAAGCCTGGAGGCTAAGTCAACAAATCGTGAAACTCTAGGTTTAATTCACACAGCAAAGAAAGGGCTGATAAGAGCTATCGAAGATGGTGGAATAGATTCCGTGATGGAATGGGAAGTGGATGAAGTGCTGAACTGGACAAATACGCTGAACTTTGATGA GTATATTGCCAACTGGAAGGAAATTGCTACAAGCAACTCTTCAGATAACTTCAAAA GTTTCAGGTTTGATCAAGCACAGAAAAACATAGATGACTATGAAGATCTATCAGAGGATGAAATGGAAACATCAGCAGATACTTCACATAGAAATAGTTTTGATGAGCCAAATTTTACCAGACTAACACCTGATTCCACTTATGGAacatag